The Nostoc sp. NIES-3756 DNA window ATCTATACCTTGTTCTGCCAGCGATCGCAATCTTTCCGTAGCCTGGATGTGAAACGGCGACAAGGCTAAATTGGCATAAACTAAAATATTTGTATCAATGAAAATAGCGTTATCAATCGTCT harbors:
- a CDS encoding type II toxin-antitoxin system VapC family toxin; its protein translation is MQTIDNAIFIDTNILVYANLALSPFHIQATERLRSLAEQGIDLYISRQTLREYLAAMTRRSDLTGTIPI